A section of the Pedobacter sp. HDW13 genome encodes:
- a CDS encoding Ig-like domain-containing protein, translated as MGGYLTNNSNGTGSANTGTGAFSFGNEKSMDTWTFILGEEEKLETNVTTKVSDLKVNSIVPDVTFISPNDNVTYTVEVQNSDGSANYADVLGAPYSFNVPNGMEIVSVTPVSSCGGIDNLGEISTDKQHYNSKVDLPNGCKITYTIVVEAVSVPSGPIVVETTIMRPPDVTDPDATNPDPNSTPTDPHLECKNGTSTESCNNIKYSSAVTAIHPKISLVKSVTNTGTGDAGKFKEGEIIQYQFIAKNVGDVPLTSISLTESLPDVTLSSKTGDVGNDNVLSVNEEWTYTGQYTVKKSDGDPGKVINQATVTGIDPGGKNVSDLSGTSGDNDSPTETPVVQDGKVSLVKSVTSTTPAGGYKLDDVIAYQFVAKNEGNVTLDNVTMSDNIAGVVPVYQSGDANNNSKLDVGESWTYTASYTITQADVDAGKVSNTAVVNAKDPAGNTVTDNSGTTSTSDDPTVTPITQDGKVSLVKSVTSATPAGGYKLGDVIAYRFVAKNEGNVTLDNVALTDNISGVVPAYQSGDANNNSKLDVGESWTYTASYTITQTDVDAGKVSNTAVVNAKDPAGNTVTDNSGTTSTSDDPTETSITQDGKVSLVKSVTSATPAGGYKLGDVIAYRFVAKNEGNVTLDNVALTDNISGVVPAYQSGDANNNSKLDVGESWTYTASYTITQADVDAGKVSNTAVVNAKDPAGNTVTDNSGTTSTSDGPTVTPITQDGKVSLVKSVTSATPAGGYKLGDVIAYRFVAKNEGNVTLDNVTMTDNLAGVTPVYASGDANSNSKLDVGESWTYTASYTITQTDVDAGKVSNTAVVNAKDPAGNTVTDNSGTTSTSDDPTETSITQDGKVSLVKSVTSATPAGGYKLGDVIAYQFVAKNEGNVTLDNVALTDNISGVVPAYQSGDANNNSKLDVGESWTYTASYTITQADVDAGKVSNTAVVNAKDPAGNTVTDNSGTTSTNDDPTETVIPQTGKVSLVKTVTSTTPAGGYKLDDVIAYQFVAKNEGNVTLDNVTMSDNIAGVVPVYQSGDANSNSKLDVGESWTYTASYTITQTDVDAGKVSNTAVVNAKDPAGNTVTDNSGTTSTNDDPTVTPIVQNGKVSLVKSVTSTTPAGGYKLDDVIAYQFVAKNEGNVTLDNVTMTDNLVGVTPVYASGDANSNSKLDVGESWTYTASYTITQTDVDAGKVSNTAVVNAKDPAGNTVTDNSGTTSTSDDPTETSITQDGKVSLVKSVTSTTPAGGYKLDDVIAYRFVAKNEGNVTLDNVTMTDNLAGVTPVYASGDANSNSKLDVGESWTYTASYTITQADVDAGKVSNTAVVNAKDPAGNTVTDNSGTTSTSDGPTVTPITQDGKVSLVKSVTSATPAGGYKLGDVIAYRFVAKNEGNVTLDNVTMTDNLAGVTPVYASGDANSNSKLDVGESWTYTASYTITQTDVDAGKVSNTAVVNAKDPAGNTVTDNSGTTSTSDDPTETSITQDGKVSLVKSVTSATPAGGYKLGDVIAYQFVAKNEGNVTLDNVALTDNISGVVPAYQSGDANNNSKLDVGESWTYTASYTITQADVDAGKVSNTAVVNAKDPAGNTVTDNSGTTSTNDDPTVTPIVQNGKVSLVKTVTSTTPAGGYKLDDVIAYQFVAKNEGNVTLDNVIMTDNLVGVTPVYASGDANSNSKLDVGESWTYTASYTITQTDVDAGKVSNTAVVNAKDPAGNTVTDNSGTTSTSDGPTVTPITQDGKVSLVKSVTSATPAGGYKLGDVIAYRFVAKNEGNVTLDNVTMTDNLAGVTPVYASGDANSNSKLDVGESWTYTASYTITQTDVDAGKVSNTAVVNAKDPAGNTVTDNSGTTSTSDDPTETSITQDGKVSLVKSVTSATPAGGYKLGDVIAYRFVAKNEGNVTLDNVALTDNISGVVPAYQSGDANNNSKLDVGESWTYTASYTITQTDVDAGKVSNTAVVNAKDPAGNTVTDNSGTTSTGDDPTETVIPQTGKVSLVKTVTSTTPAGGYKLDDVIAYQFVAKNEGNVTLDNVTMSDNLAGVTPVYASGDANSNSKLDVGESWTYTASYTITQTDVDAGKVSNTAVVNAKDPAGNTVTDNSGTTSTSDDPTVTPITQDGKVSLVKSVTSATPAGGYKLGDVIAYRFVAKNEGNVTLDNVTMTDNLAGVTPVYASGDANSNSKLDVGESWTYTASYTITQADVDAGKVSNTAVVNAKDPAGNTVTDNSGTTSTSDGPTVTPITQDGKVSLVKSVTSTTPAGGYKLDDVIAYQFVAKNEGNVTLDNVTMTDNLVGVTPVYASGDANSNSKLDVGESWTYTASYTITQADVDAGKVSNTAVVNAKDPAGNTVTDNSGTISTNDDPTVTPIAQNGKVSLVKSVISTTPAGGYKLDDVIAYQFVAKNEGNVTLDNVTMSDNIAGVVPAYQSGDANNNSKLDVGESWTYTASYTITQTDVDAGKVSNTAVVNAKDPAGNTVTDNSGTTSTGDDPTETVIPQTGKVSLVKTVTSTTPAGGYKLDDVIAYQFVAKNEGNVTLDNVTMSDNLAGVTPVYASGDANSNSKLDVGESWTYTASYTITQTDVDAGKVSNTAVVNAKDPAGNTVTDNSGTTSTSDGPTVTPITQDGKVSLVKSVTSATPAGGYKLGDVIAYRFVAKNEGNVTLDNVTMTDNLAGVTPVYASGDANSNSKLDVGESWTYTASYTITQADVDAGKVSNTAVVNAKDPAGNTVTDNSGTTSTSDGPTVTPITQDGKVSLVKSVTSTTPAGGYKLGDVIAYQFVAKNEGNVTLDNVALTDNISGVVPAYQSGDANNNSKLDVGESWTYTASYTITQTDVDAGKVSNTAVVNAKDPAGNTVTDNSGTAVDNDDPTVTPITQNGKVSLVKSVTSATPAGGYKLGDVIAYRFVAKNEGNVTLDNITMTDNLAGVTPVYASGDANGNSKLDVGESWTYTASYTITQTDVDAGKVSNTAVVNAKDPAGNTVTDNSGTTSTSDDPTETSITQDGKVSLVKTVTSTTPAGGYKLGDVIAYRFVAKNEGNVTLDNVTMTDNLAGVTPVYASGDANSNSKLDVGESWTYTASYTITQADVDAGKVSNTAVVNAKDPAGNTVTDNSGTTSTSDGPTVTPITQDGKVSLVKSVTSTTPAGGYKLDDVIAYQFVAKNEGNVTLDNVTMTDNLVGITPVYASGDANSNSKLDVGESWTYTASYTITQADVDAGKVSNTAVVNAKDPAGNTVTDNSGTISTNDDPTVTPIAQNGKVSLVKSVTSATPAGGYKLDDVIAYQFVAKNEGNVTLDNVTMTDNLAGVTPVYASGDANSNSKLDVGESWTYTASYTITQTDVDAGKVSNTAVVNAKDPAGNTVTDNSGTAVDNDDPTVTPIAQNGKVSLIKTVTNVGMGTNGAFILGNQIEYTFTVTNTGNVGLKNLVLTDPLLTNSVINIPGVLEPGKSITQVQKYTITNTDIALGRVINSAVIKANDHVGNEVKDISGTATDNDNTTVTIVAKPPIANDDAKDTMQNKPVTIDVQKNDQVGSSPIVSGSTVITKQPKNGTVAVNADGTVTYTPNNGYTGTDEFEYTVTDVNGQVSNPAKVTITIVPSNPVASDDAAETQWNKEVKIPILDNDRPSGAPLDMTTIDITEQPKHGAVRVNSDGTVTYLPNSGYTGNDSFKYRIKDVNGNWTNVATVTVKVTGFFIPNVITPNGDGKNDAFVIVGLENYHNVHLTIFNRWGNEVYRSDNYKNTWTGDGLNEGTYYYLIRLRDGEKEQVHKGWVLLKR; from the coding sequence ATGGGGGGATATCTTACAAACAATTCTAATGGTACCGGATCGGCTAATACAGGAACTGGGGCTTTCAGCTTCGGTAACGAAAAAAGTATGGATACCTGGACCTTTATCTTGGGAGAGGAGGAGAAGCTGGAAACAAATGTTACCACCAAGGTCTCTGATTTAAAGGTAAATAGTATTGTTCCAGACGTGACATTTATTTCGCCAAATGATAATGTAACCTATACAGTTGAAGTTCAGAATAGTGACGGTAGTGCTAATTACGCTGATGTACTTGGTGCTCCATATAGTTTCAATGTGCCAAATGGTATGGAAATTGTTTCGGTAACACCGGTTTCTTCATGTGGTGGGATCGATAATCTTGGTGAAATTTCTACCGACAAACAACATTATAATTCCAAGGTTGATCTACCTAATGGCTGTAAAATAACTTATACCATAGTTGTCGAAGCAGTAAGTGTGCCTTCAGGGCCAATTGTTGTTGAGACTACTATAATGAGGCCTCCAGATGTAACTGACCCGGACGCAACGAATCCAGATCCAAACTCCACTCCAACTGATCCGCACTTGGAATGCAAAAATGGAACCTCAACGGAATCGTGTAACAACATTAAATATAGCTCTGCAGTTACAGCAATCCATCCTAAAATTTCACTTGTTAAATCTGTTACCAATACCGGTACAGGTGATGCAGGGAAATTTAAAGAGGGGGAGATTATTCAATATCAGTTTATAGCAAAAAACGTTGGGGATGTTCCTTTAACTTCCATCTCATTAACAGAAAGTTTACCGGACGTAACATTGTCTTCAAAGACGGGAGATGTGGGGAATGATAATGTTTTAAGTGTAAACGAGGAATGGACTTATACTGGCCAATACACTGTGAAAAAATCTGATGGTGATCCAGGCAAAGTTATTAATCAGGCAACCGTTACGGGAATTGATCCTGGTGGTAAAAATGTAAGTGATTTGAGCGGCACCTCCGGAGACAATGATAGTCCAACAGAGACTCCCGTTGTACAGGATGGCAAAGTGAGTTTGGTTAAAAGTGTAACCAGTACCACGCCAGCCGGAGGTTATAAGCTTGACGACGTAATCGCCTACCAGTTTGTGGCGAAGAACGAAGGCAATGTGACCCTGGACAATGTGACCATGAGCGATAATATTGCTGGTGTGGTTCCGGTCTACCAGAGTGGAGATGCCAATAATAATTCCAAGCTGGATGTAGGTGAAAGCTGGACTTATACGGCCAGTTATACCATTACCCAGGCCGATGTTGATGCAGGCAAGGTGAGCAATACTGCAGTGGTAAATGCGAAAGACCCTGCGGGCAATACCGTTACCGATAACTCGGGCACGACGAGTACCAGTGACGACCCTACAGTAACGCCGATTACCCAAGATGGCAAGGTCAGCCTTGTTAAAAGTGTAACCAGTGCCACACCAGCCGGAGGCTATAAGCTTGGCGACGTGATCGCCTACCGGTTTGTGGCGAAGAACGAAGGCAATGTGACTCTCGATAATGTGGCACTAACTGATAACATCTCTGGTGTGGTTCCGGCCTACCAGAGTGGAGATGCCAATAATAATTCCAAGCTGGATGTAGGTGAAAGCTGGACTTATACGGCCAGTTATACCATTACCCAGACCGATGTTGATGCAGGCAAGGTGAGCAATACTGCAGTGGTAAATGCAAAAGACCCTGCGGGCAATACCGTGACCGATAACTCGGGAACGACCAGTACCAGTGATGACCCTACAGAAACCTCGATTACCCAGGATGGCAAAGTGAGTCTGGTTAAAAGTGTAACCAGTGCCACGCCTGCCGGAGGCTATAAGCTTGGCGACGTGATCGCCTACCGGTTTGTGGCGAAGAACGAAGGCAATGTGACTCTCGATAATGTGGCACTAACTGATAACATCTCTGGTGTGGTTCCGGCCTACCAGAGTGGAGATGCCAATAATAATTCCAAGCTGGATGTAGGTGAAAGCTGGACTTATACGGCCAGTTATACCATTACCCAGGCCGATGTTGATGCAGGCAAGGTGAGCAATACTGCAGTGGTAAATGCAAAAGACCCTGCGGGCAATACCGTTACCGATAACTCGGGCACGACGAGTACCAGTGATGGTCCTACAGTAACCCCGATTACCCAAGATGGCAAGGTCAGCCTTGTTAAAAGTGTAACCAGTGCCACACCAGCCGGAGGCTATAAGCTTGGCGACGTGATCGCCTACCGGTTTGTGGCGAAGAACGAAGGCAACGTAACGCTGGACAACGTAACCATGACCGATAACCTGGCAGGGGTAACCCCTGTTTATGCCAGTGGAGATGCGAACAGCAATTCTAAACTTGATGTAGGTGAAAGCTGGACTTATACGGCCAGTTATACCATTACCCAGACTGATGTGGATGCAGGCAAGGTGAGCAATACGGCAGTAGTGAACGCGAAAGACCCTGCGGGCAATACCGTGACCGATAACTCGGGAACGACCAGTACCAGTGATGACCCTACAGAAACCTCGATTACCCAGGATGGCAAAGTGAGTCTGGTTAAAAGTGTAACCAGTGCCACGCCTGCCGGAGGCTATAAGCTTGGCGACGTGATCGCCTACCAGTTTGTGGCGAAGAACGAAGGCAATGTGACTCTCGATAATGTGGCACTAACTGATAACATCTCTGGTGTGGTTCCGGCCTACCAGAGTGGAGATGCCAATAATAATTCCAAGCTGGATGTAGGTGAAAGCTGGACTTATACGGCCAGTTATACCATTACCCAGGCCGATGTTGATGCAGGCAAGGTGAGTAATACCGCGGTTGTGAACGCGAAAGACCCTGCGGGCAATACCGTTACCGATAACTCGGGCACGACCAGTACCAATGACGATCCAACCGAGACTGTAATTCCACAAACCGGCAAAGTGAGCCTGGTGAAAACCGTGACCAGTACCACGCCAGCCGGAGGCTATAAGCTTGACGACGTAATCGCCTACCAGTTTGTGGCGAAGAACGAAGGCAACGTAACGCTGGACAACGTAACCATGAGCGATAATATTGCTGGTGTGGTTCCGGTCTACCAGAGTGGAGATGCGAACAGCAATTCTAAACTTGATGTAGGTGAAAGCTGGACTTATACGGCCAGTTATACCATTACCCAGACTGATGTGGATGCAGGCAAGGTGAGCAATACGGCAGTAGTGAACGCGAAAGACCCTGCGGGCAATACCGTTACCGATAATTCGGGCACGACCAGTACCAATGACGACCCTACAGTAACGCCTATAGTCCAGAACGGCAAAGTGAGTTTGGTTAAAAGTGTAACCAGTACCACGCCAGCCGGAGGCTATAAGCTTGACGACGTAATCGCCTACCAGTTTGTGGCGAAGAACGAAGGCAACGTAACGCTGGACAACGTAACCATGACCGATAACCTGGTAGGGGTAACCCCTGTTTATGCAAGCGGCGATGCGAACAGCAATTCTAAACTCGATGTAGGTGAAAGCTGGACTTATACGGCCAGTTATACCATTACCCAGACTGATGTAGATGCAGGCAAGGTGAGCAATACTGCAGTGGTGAACGCGAAAGACCCTGCGGGCAATACCGTGACCGATAACTCGGGCACGACGAGTACCAGTGATGACCCTACAGAAACCTCGATTACCCAGGATGGCAAGGTCAGCCTTGTTAAAAGTGTAACCAGTACCACGCCAGCCGGAGGCTATAAGCTTGACGACGTAATCGCCTACCGGTTTGTGGCGAAGAACGAAGGCAACGTAACGCTGGACAACGTAACCATGACCGATAACCTGGCAGGGGTAACCCCTGTTTATGCAAGCGGCGATGCGAACAGCAATTCTAAACTTGATGTAGGTGAAAGCTGGACTTATACGGCCAGTTACACCATTACCCAGGCCGATGTTGATGCAGGGAAGGTGAGCAATACTGCAGTGGTGAACGCGAAAGACCCTGCGGGCAATACCGTGACCGATAACTCGGGCACGACGAGTACCAGTGATGGTCCTACAGTAACCCCGATTACCCAAGATGGCAAGGTCAGCCTTGTTAAAAGTGTAACCAGTGCCACACCAGCCGGAGGCTATAAGCTTGGCGACGTGATCGCCTACCGGTTTGTGGCGAAGAACGAAGGCAACGTAACGCTGGACAACGTAACCATGACCGATAACCTGGCAGGGGTAACCCCTGTTTATGCCAGTGGAGATGCGAACAGCAATTCTAAACTTGATGTAGGTGAAAGCTGGACTTATACGGCCAGTTATACCATTACCCAGACTGATGTGGATGCAGGCAAGGTGAGCAATACGGCAGTAGTGAACGCGAAAGACCCTGCGGGCAATACCGTGACCGATAACTCGGGCACGACGAGTACCAGTGATGACCCTACAGAAACCTCGATTACCCAGGATGGCAAAGTGAGTCTGGTTAAAAGTGTAACCAGTGCCACGCCTGCCGGAGGCTATAAGCTTGGCGACGTGATCGCCTACCAGTTTGTGGCGAAGAACGAAGGCAATGTGACTCTCGATAATGTGGCACTAACTGATAACATCTCTGGTGTGGTTCCGGCCTACCAGAGTGGAGATGCCAATAATAATTCCAAGCTGGATGTAGGTGAAAGCTGGACTTATACGGCCAGTTATACCATTACCCAGGCCGATGTTGATGCAGGCAAGGTGAGTAATACCGCGGTTGTGAACGCGAAAGACCCTGCGGGCAATACCGTTACCGATAACTCGGGCACGACCAGTACCAATGACGACCCTACAGTAACGCCTATAGTCCAGAACGGCAAAGTGAGCCTGGTGAAAACCGTGACCAGTACCACGCCAGCCGGAGGCTATAAGCTTGACGACGTAATCGCCTACCAGTTTGTGGCGAAGAACGAAGGCAACGTAACGCTGGACAACGTAATCATGACCGATAACCTGGTAGGGGTAACCCCTGTTTATGCAAGCGGCGATGCGAACAGCAATTCTAAACTTGATGTTGGCGAAAGCTGGACTTATACCGCCAGTTATACCATTACACAAACGGATGTGGATGCAGGCAAGGTGAGCAATACTGCAGTGGTGAACGCGAAAGATCCTGCGGGCAATACCGTGACCGATAACTCGGGCACGACGAGTACCAGTGATGGTCCTACAGTAACCCCGATTACCCAAGATGGCAAGGTCAGCCTTGTTAAAAGTGTAACCAGTGCCACACCAGCCGGAGGCTATAAGCTTGGCGACGTGATCGCCTACCGGTTTGTGGCGAAGAACGAAGGCAACGTAACGCTGGACAACGTAACCATGACCGATAACCTGGCAGGGGTAACCCCTGTTTATGCCAGTGGAGATGCGAACAGCAATTCTAAACTTGATGTAGGTGAAAGCTGGACTTATACGGCCAGTTATACCATTACCCAGACTGATGTGGATGCAGGCAAGGTGAGCAATACGGCAGTAGTGAACGCGAAAGACCCTGCGGGCAATACCGTGACCGATAACTCGGGAACGACCAGTACCAGTGATGACCCTACAGAAACCTCGATTACCCAGGATGGCAAAGTGAGTCTGGTTAAAAGTGTAACCAGTGCCACGCCTGCCGGAGGCTATAAGCTTGGCGACGTGATCGCCTACCGGTTTGTGGCGAAGAACGAAGGCAATGTGACTCTCGATAATGTGGCACTAACTGATAACATCTCTGGTGTGGTTCCGGCCTACCAGAGTGGAGATGCCAATAATAATTCCAAGCTGGATGTAGGTGAAAGCTGGACTTATACGGCCAGTTATACCATTACCCAGACCGATGTTGATGCAGGCAAGGTGAGCAATACTGCAGTGGTAAATGCAAAAGACCCTGCGGGCAATACCGTTACCGATAATTCGGGAACAACCAGTACCGGTGACGATCCAACCGAGACTGTAATTCCACAAACCGGCAAAGTGAGCCTGGTGAAAACCGTGACCAGTACCACGCCAGCCGGAGGCTATAAGCTTGACGACGTAATCGCCTACCAGTTTGTGGCGAAGAACGAAGGCAACGTAACGCTGGACAACGTAACCATGAGCGATAACCTGGCAGGGGTAACCCCTGTTTATGCAAGCGGCGATGCGAACAGCAATTCTAAACTCGATGTTGGCGAAAGCTGGACTTATACCGCCAGTTATACCATTACACAAACGGATGTGGATGCAGGCAAGGTGAGCAATACTGCAGTGGTGAACGCGAAAGACCCTGCGGGCAATACCGTTACCGATAACTCGGGCACGACGAGTACCAGTGACGACCCTACAGTAACGCCGATTACCCAAGATGGCAAGGTCAGCCTTGTTAAAAGTGTAACCAGTGCCACACCAGCCGGAGGCTATAAGCTTGGCGACGTGATCGCCTACCGGTTTGTGGCGAAGAACGAAGGCAACGTAACGCTGGACAACGTAACCATGACCGATAACCTGGCAGGGGTAACCCCTGTTTATGCAAGCGGCGATGCGAACAGCAATTCTAAACTTGATGTAGGTGAAAGCTGGACTTATACGGCCAGTTACACCATTACCCAGGCCGATGTTGATGCAGGGAAGGTGAGCAATACTGCAGTGGTGAACGCGAAAGACCCTGCGGGCAATACCGTTACCGATAACTCGGGCACGACGAGTACCAGTGATGGTCCTACAGTAACCCCGATTACCCAAGATGGCAAAGTGAGTCTGGTTAAAAGTGTAACCAGTACCACGCCAGCCGGAGGCTATAAGCTTGACGACGTAATCGCCTACCAGTTTGTGGCGAAGAACGAAGGCAACGTAACGCTGGACAACGTAACCATGACCGATAACCTGGTAGGGGTAACCCCTGTTTATGCAAGCGGCGATGCGAACAGCAATTCTAAACTCGATGTTGGCGAAAGCTGGACTTATACGGCCAGTTATACCATTACCCAGGCCGATGTAGATGCAGGCAAGGTGAGCAATACTGCAGTGGTGAACGCGAAAGACCCTGCGGGCAATACCGTTACCGATAATTCGGGCACGATCAGTACCAATGACGACCCTACAGTAACGCCTATAGCCCAGAACGGCAAGGTCAGCCTTGTTAAAAGTGTAATCAGTACCACGCCAGCCGGAGGCTATAAGCTTGACGACGTAATCGCCTACCAGTTTGTGGCGAAGAACGAAGGCAACGTAACCCTGGACAATGTGACCATGAGCGATAATATTGCTGGTGTGGTTCCGGCCTACCAGAGTGGAGATGCCAATAATAATTCCAAGCTGGATGTAGGTGAAAGCTGGACTTATACGGCCAGTTATACCATTACCCAGACCGATGTTGATGCAGGCAAGGTGAGCAATACTGCAGTGGTAAATGCAAAAGACCCTGCGGGCAATACCGTTACCGATAATTCGGGAACAACCAGTACCGGTGACGATCCAACCGAGACTGTAATTCCACAAACCGGCAAAGTGAGCCTGGTGAAAACCGTGACCAGTACCACGCCAGCCGGAGGCTATAAGCTTGACGACGTAATCGCCTACCAGTTTGTGGCGAAGAACGAAGGCAACGTAACGCTGGACAACGTAACCATGAGCGATAACCTGGCAGGGGTAACCCCTGTTTATGCAAGCGGCGATGCGAACAGCAATTCTAAACTCGATGTTGGCGAAAGCTGGACTTATACCGCCAGTTATACCATTACACAAACGGATGTGGATGCAGGCAAGGTGAGCAATACGGCAGTAGTGAACGCGAAAGATCCTGCGGGCAATACCGTGACCGATAACTCGGGCACGACGAGTACCAGTGATGGTCCTACAGTAACCCCGATTACCCAAGATGGCAAAGTGAGTCTGGTTAAAAGTGTAACCAGTGCCACACCAGCCGGAGGCTATAAGCTTGGCGACGTGATCGCCTACCGGTTTGTGGCGAAGAACGAAGGCAACGTAACGCTGGACAACGTAACCATGACCGATAACCTGGCAGGGGTAACCCCTGTTTATGCCAGTGGAGATGCGAACAGCAATTCTAAACTTGATGTAGGTGAAAGCTGGACTTATACGGCCAGTTATACCATTACCCAGGCCGATGTTGATGCAGGGAAGGTGAGCAATACGGCAGTAGTGAACGCGAAAGACCCTGCGGGCAATACCGTTACCGATAACTCGGGAACGACCAGTACCAGTGATGGTCCTACAGTAACCCCGATTACCCAGGATGGCAAAGTGAGTTTGGTTAAAAGTGTAACCAGTACCACGCCTGCCGGAGGCTATAAGCTTGGCGACGTGATCGCCTACCAGTTTGTGGCGAAGAACGAAGGCAATGTGACTCTCGATAATGTGGCACTAACTGATAACATCTCTGGTGTGGTTCCGGCCTACCAGAGTGGAGATGCCAATAATAATTCCAAGCTGGATGTAGGTGAAAGCTGGACTTATACGGCCAGTTATACCATTACCCAGACTGATGTGGATGCAGGCAAGGTGAGCAATACTGCAGTGGTGAACGCGAAAGACCCTGCGGGCAATACCGTAACGGACAATTCTGGAACTGCGGTTGATAATGACGACCCTACAGTAACGCCTATAACCCAGAATGGCAAAGTGAGTTTGGTTAAAAGTGTAACCAGTGCCACGCCTGCCGGAGGCTATAAGCTTGGCGACGTAATCGCCTACCGGTTTGTGGCGAAGAACGAAGGCAACGTAACGCTGGACAATATAACCATGACCGATAACCTGGCAGGGGTAACCCCTGTTTATGCCAGTGGTGATGCCAACGGCAACAGCAAGCTTGACGTTGGCGAAAGCTGGACTTATACCGCCAGTTATACCATTACACAAACGGATGTAGATGCAGGCAAGGTGAGCAATACTGCAGTGGTGAACGCGAAAGATCCTGCGGGCAATACCGTGACCGATAACTCGGGAACGACCAGTACCAGTGATGACCCTACAGAAACCTCGATTACCCAGGATGGCAAAGTGAGTCTGGTTAAAACAGTGACCAGTACCACGCCAGCCGGTGGCTATAAACTTGGCGACGTGATCGCCTACCGGTTTGTGGCGAAGAACGAAGGCAACGTAACGCTGGACAACGTAACCATGACCGATAACCTGGCAGGGGTAACCCCTGTTTATGCAAGCGGCGATGCGAACAGCAATTCTAAACTTGATGTAGGTGAAAGCTGGACTTATACGGCCAGTTACACCATTACCCAGGCCGATGTTGATGCAGGGAAGGTGAGCAATACTGCAGTGGTGAACGCGAAAGACCCTGCGGGCAATACCGTTACCGATAACTCGGGCACGACGAGTACCAGTGATGGTCCTACAGTAACCCCGATTACCCAAGATGGCAAAGTGAGTCTGGTTAAAAGTGTAACCAGTACCACGCCAGCCGGAGGCTATAAGCTTGACGACGTAATCGCCTACCAGTTTGTGGCGAAGAACGAAGGCAACGTAACGCTGGACAACGTAACCATGACCGATAACCTGGTAGGGATAACCCCTGTTTATGCAAGCGGCGATGCGAACAGCAATTCTAAACTCGATGTTGGCGAAAGCTGGACTTATACGGCCAGTTATACCATTACCCAGGCCGATGTAGATGCAGGCAAGGTGAGCAATACTGCAGTGGTGAACGCGAAAGACCCTGCGGGCAATACCGTTACCGATAATTCGGGCACGATCAGTACCAATGACGACCCTACAGTAACGCCTATAGCCCAGAACGGCAAGGTCAGCCTTGTTAAAAGTGTAACCAGTGCCACACCAGCCGGAGGCTATAAGCTTGACGACGTAATCGCCTACCAGTTTGTGGCGAAGAACGAAGGCAACGTAACGCTGGACAACGTAACCATGACCGATAACTTGGCAGGGGTAACCCCTGTTTATGCAAGCGGCGATGCGAACAGCAATTCTAAACTCGATGTTGGCGAAAGCTGGACTTATACGGCCAGTTATACCATTACCCAGACAGACGTTGATGCAGGGAAGGTGAGCAACACCGCCGTAGTGAATGCGAAAGACCCTGCGGGCAATACCGTGACCGACAACTCGGGAACTGCGGTTGATAATGACGACCCTACAGTAACGCCTATAGCCCAGAACGGCAAAGTGAGTTTGATCAAAACGGTAACCAATGTTGGAATGGGTACCAATGGTGCATTCATATTGGGTAATCAAATCGAGTATACCTTTACAGTGACCAATACAGGGAATGTAGGCTTAAAAAATTTGGTTTTAACAGATCCATTGCTGACCAATTCGGTTATCAATATACCAGGTGTTTTAGAACCAGGTAAATCAATTACCCAGGTTCAAAAATACACCATCACCAATACGGATATAGCCTTAGGCAGAGTGATCAACAGTGCTGTAATCAAAGCTAATGACCATGTAGGCAATGAGGTGAAAGATATTTCGGGAACGGCAACAGACAACGATAATACAACTGTAACCATAGTAGCGAAACCCCCAATTGCAAATGATGATGCAAAAGATACGATGCAGAATAAACCTGTAACTATAGATGTCCAGAAAAATGACCAAGTAGGTAGCAGTCCAATTGTATCCGGTAGTACGGTAATTACAAAACAGCCAAAAAATGGTACAGTAGCAGTAAACGCTGACGGAACAGTGACTTACACACCAAACAATGGCTACACGGGAACTGATGAATTTGAATATACGGTAACAGATGTTAATGGACAGGTTTCAAACCCTGCTAAAGTGACAATAACCATTGTACCTTCTAATCCTGTTGCAAGTGACGATGCAGCAGAAACGCAATGGAACAAAGAAGTCAAAATCCCAATTCTGGACAATGACAGACCTTCTGGTGCTCCGTTGGACATGACAACTATTGATATTACAGAACAACCTAAGCACGGCGCAGTAAGGGTTAATAGCGATGGTACGGTCACTTACCTGCCAAATAGTGGCTATACTGGAAATGACAGCTTTAAATACCGTATAAAAGATGTGAATGGAAACTGGACCAATGTGGCTACGGTAACAGTTAAAGTAACGGGCTTCTTTATTCCTAATGTGATCACTCCAAATGGGGATGGGAAAAATGACGCTTTCGTTATCGTTGGATTGGAAAACTACCATAATGTTCACCTGACCATTTTTAACCGTTGGGGAAATGAAGTTTATCGAAGTGATAATTATAAAAATACGTGGACAGGCGATGGTCTGAACGAAGGAACCTATTACTACCTCATCCGTTTAAGGGATGGCGAAAAAGAGCAGGTACATAAAGGTTGGGTTTTACTAAAAAGATAG